A genomic stretch from Natranaerobius trueperi includes:
- the rlmN gene encoding 23S rRNA (adenine(2503)-C(2))-methyltransferase RlmN encodes MRNVFLKDYTINELKTIISDLGEPKFRGAQIFEWMYQKKVESFENMTNLPKELRLKLKEKTILNTLTVDYENKLESRHDGTIKFLSRLNDGVGIETAIMKYQYGNTVCISSQAGCNMNCAFCASGVNGKDRDLTPGEMIDQFIVAEKLLSKDETISNIVVMGSGEPLENLENLIQFIKIVNHDKGLNIGQRNITVSTCGLVPEIKKLANEKYQVNLAISLHAATNSLRDKLVPINKKYSIESLMEACNYYFNKTKRRITIEFILLRDVNESKHQAEQLADLLNSQDMLVHINLIPFNTVKESQFKAPKYDRIIKFKNILKNKGINTTIRQERGSDIEGACGQLRSDKR; translated from the coding sequence ATGAGAAACGTATTTTTAAAAGATTATACAATAAATGAACTTAAAACTATAATATCAGATCTAGGTGAACCGAAATTTCGAGGTGCTCAAATCTTTGAATGGATGTATCAAAAAAAAGTTGAGTCATTTGAAAATATGACTAACTTACCGAAAGAGTTGAGATTAAAATTAAAAGAAAAAACTATCTTAAATACACTTACTGTAGATTATGAAAATAAACTTGAATCTCGACATGATGGAACAATAAAATTTTTGAGTAGACTTAATGATGGTGTTGGGATTGAAACTGCTATTATGAAATATCAGTATGGTAATACTGTGTGTATCTCTTCACAGGCTGGGTGTAATATGAATTGTGCTTTTTGTGCATCGGGAGTTAATGGTAAAGATAGAGATTTGACACCAGGTGAAATGATAGATCAGTTTATAGTTGCCGAGAAGTTACTTTCAAAAGATGAAACAATATCGAATATTGTTGTTATGGGTTCAGGTGAACCCCTCGAAAACCTAGAAAATCTTATCCAGTTTATTAAAATTGTAAATCATGATAAAGGACTAAATATAGGTCAGCGAAATATCACAGTTTCTACTTGTGGCTTAGTTCCTGAAATCAAAAAACTAGCTAATGAAAAATACCAGGTTAACTTAGCAATATCTTTACATGCCGCAACTAATTCGTTAAGAGATAAATTAGTACCTATAAATAAAAAGTATTCAATTGAAAGTTTGATGGAAGCTTGTAACTATTATTTTAACAAAACCAAGAGACGTATTACTATTGAGTTTATTCTTCTAAGAGATGTAAATGAATCGAAACATCAAGCAGAACAATTAGCTGATTTACTAAATAGTCAAGATATGTTAGTTCATATTAATTTAATACCATTTAACACAGTAAAAGAATCACAGTTTAAAGCTCCTAAGTATGATAGGATTATTAAATTTAAAAACATCCTAAAGAACAAAGGAATAAATACAACTATTAGACAAGAGCGTGGTTCTGATATAGAAGGGGCATGTGGCCAATTGAGATCTGACAAGAGGTGA
- the fmt gene encoding methionyl-tRNA formyltransferase, producing the protein MKIIFMGTPDFAVPILEKLAKTDNTIQRVITQPDRKKGRGKALQPPPVKKCATELGLTVCQPEKVSNQNFIDELKELDPDLIVTAAYGQILPREILEIPNYDAINVHASLLPKYRGAAPIHRAVINGEDITGVTIMKMSEKMDAGDILNYQKILINKNDNSGNIFNKILDVAPSLLVDTVEQFKRDEIVAKKQDDSRATYAPKLTKVDERLNFKDSMAEQIYNQVRGLNPWPGAYTYVRDKRLKVWESELLEEINEHNNNLGSIVAVSDNGPVIQCKSGKIILTKVQLQGKKPISGSDFVRGFHIKENEALN; encoded by the coding sequence ATGAAAATAATTTTTATGGGTACTCCAGATTTTGCTGTCCCTATATTAGAAAAACTTGCAAAAACTGATAATACTATTCAACGGGTTATTACACAACCTGATAGAAAGAAAGGACGGGGTAAAGCTTTACAGCCTCCTCCTGTAAAAAAGTGTGCAACAGAATTAGGCTTGACTGTATGTCAACCAGAAAAAGTTTCAAATCAAAACTTTATTGATGAATTAAAGGAGTTAGATCCAGATCTAATTGTAACAGCGGCTTATGGACAAATTTTACCAAGAGAGATCCTAGAGATTCCAAATTATGATGCTATTAACGTACATGCTTCACTTTTACCAAAATACCGTGGAGCTGCACCTATTCATAGAGCCGTTATAAATGGTGAAGATATAACTGGTGTTACAATTATGAAGATGTCTGAAAAAATGGATGCAGGAGATATTTTAAACTACCAAAAAATACTTATTAATAAAAATGATAATTCTGGTAATATCTTTAATAAAATTTTAGATGTTGCTCCTAGTTTATTAGTAGATACAGTAGAACAATTTAAAAGAGATGAAATTGTGGCTAAAAAACAAGATGACAGTAGAGCTACTTATGCTCCTAAACTTACAAAAGTGGATGAACGACTAAACTTTAAAGATAGTATGGCAGAACAAATTTATAATCAGGTGCGAGGTTTGAATCCTTGGCCAGGAGCATACACTTACGTTAGAGATAAAAGGTTAAAGGTGTGGGAAAGTGAACTTTTAGAAGAAATTAATGAACATAATAATAATTTAGGGTCGATAGTTGCAGTAAGCGATAATGGACCTGTAATTCAATGTAAAAGTGGAAAAATAATTTTGACTAAGGTACAGTTACAAGGTAAAAAACCAATTTCTGGGTCAGATTTTGTTCGTGGTTTTCATATTAAAGAAAACGAAGCTTTAAACTAA
- a CDS encoding Stp1/IreP family PP2C-type Ser/Thr phosphatase: MRHYSITDVGITREKNEDKYLDGIKVGEIFIIGVADGMGGHRGGNIASNIAVSTIKDFMLKNQELTNQNIAMLPKIAKEAVEKANEEINKYKQQYNDFYHMGTTITVGFIYKDDVVIAHVGDSRAYLINRKDKIVQLTEDHSLVNQLFQKGKITSEGAANHPQKNILTRALGTHDVISIDIQKCSFPPESVMLFCTDGLTHYVGDDEIYQTLSNSEDLKEGCKKLVELANERGGHDNITISVVASDNLAGIFKR, encoded by the coding sequence ATGAGGCATTACAGTATTACGGATGTAGGGATTACTAGAGAAAAAAATGAAGATAAATATTTAGATGGAATTAAAGTTGGTGAAATATTTATCATTGGTGTTGCTGATGGAATGGGAGGACATCGAGGGGGAAACATTGCTAGCAATATAGCAGTATCAACGATTAAAGATTTTATGTTAAAAAATCAAGAATTGACTAATCAAAATATTGCCATGTTACCTAAAATTGCAAAAGAAGCTGTTGAAAAAGCTAATGAAGAGATTAATAAATATAAACAGCAATATAATGATTTTTATCATATGGGAACAACCATAACAGTAGGTTTTATTTATAAAGATGATGTTGTTATAGCACATGTTGGTGATTCGAGAGCATATCTTATTAATAGAAAAGATAAAATTGTTCAATTAACTGAAGATCATTCTCTAGTCAATCAGTTATTTCAAAAAGGGAAAATTACTAGTGAAGGTGCTGCTAATCATCCACAGAAAAACATCTTAACTCGTGCTTTAGGAACACATGATGTTATTAGTATTGATATTCAAAAATGTTCTTTTCCTCCAGAAAGCGTTATGTTATTTTGTACTGACGGTCTAACTCACTATGTTGGTGATGATGAAATTTATCAGACCTTGTCTAACTCCGAAGATTTAAAGGAAGGATGTAAAAAACTAGTAGAACTGGCCAATGAACGTGGTGGCCATGACAATATAACAATCAGTGTGGTAGCAAGCGATAACTTGGCCGGAATTTTTAAGAGGTGA
- a CDS encoding zinc metallopeptidase, with the protein MFFFDQGFILFVIPAMFFVMWAQNKVKTAYNKYSKVPSKRGFTGAHVARALLDKARLNDVRVEVSQGHLTDHYDPRKKVVRLSSQVYNGKSLASLGIAAHETGHAMQHAEGYFALSVRNMVFPAANFGSRLGVPLFIIGLIMGRIEILMDLGIALFFFAVLFQIITLPVEFNASTRAVASLEGEGYLEYDELKPTKEVLNAAAMTYVAATAMALAQLLRLLILRGRD; encoded by the coding sequence ATGTTCTTTTTCGATCAAGGGTTCATACTCTTCGTGATCCCTGCAATGTTTTTTGTTATGTGGGCACAAAATAAAGTTAAAACTGCTTATAATAAATACTCTAAAGTACCTAGTAAACGTGGATTTACAGGGGCTCATGTAGCTCGAGCTTTACTTGATAAAGCTAGACTTAATGATGTAAGGGTAGAAGTTAGTCAAGGACATCTAACAGATCATTATGATCCTAGAAAGAAAGTCGTTAGACTATCTTCTCAAGTATATAATGGAAAGTCTTTAGCTTCTTTAGGGATAGCTGCTCATGAAACTGGGCATGCAATGCAGCACGCTGAAGGATATTTTGCACTATCTGTAAGGAATATGGTATTTCCAGCAGCAAATTTTGGGTCAAGATTAGGTGTCCCTTTGTTTATTATAGGTTTAATAATGGGAAGAATAGAAATTCTGATGGATCTAGGGATTGCATTATTTTTCTTTGCTGTTCTCTTTCAAATTATAACTTTACCTGTCGAATTTAATGCAAGTACTAGAGCAGTTGCTTCATTAGAAGGAGAAGGTTATCTTGAATATGATGAATTGAAGCCAACTAAAGAAGTGTTGAACGCTGCAGCTATGACTTATGTAGCAGCTACTGCGATGGCATTAGCACAACTATTACGACTTTTAATACTAAGAGGTAGGGACTAA
- the def gene encoding peptide deformylase: MAIKIIRTNDDPALKRVAKRITKIDDRIEKLVSNMLDTMYDADGIGLAAPQIGISKRVITVDTDEGDVYKLINPEITNSSQEKEKAVEGCLSYPGLQGEVIRPRQVTVQALDLNGEEVIIEASGLLARALQHEIDHLDGITFIDRAENVYREES, encoded by the coding sequence TTGGCTATTAAAATTATTAGAACTAATGATGACCCTGCATTAAAACGTGTTGCTAAAAGAATAACAAAAATAGATGATAGAATTGAAAAATTAGTATCTAACATGTTAGATACTATGTATGACGCTGATGGGATTGGCTTAGCAGCACCTCAAATAGGTATATCAAAAAGGGTAATTACTGTCGATACAGATGAAGGAGATGTATATAAGCTAATTAATCCCGAAATAACAAACAGCTCGCAAGAAAAGGAAAAGGCAGTTGAAGGGTGTCTAAGTTATCCAGGTTTGCAAGGAGAGGTTATTCGTCCAAGACAAGTAACAGTACAAGCTTTAGACTTAAATGGTGAAGAAGTGATAATTGAAGCATCTGGACTATTAGCTCGTGCTTTACAACATGAAATTGATCATTTAGATGGTATAACTTTTATTGATAGAGCTGAAAACGTTTATAGAGAAGAATCATAA
- the rsmB gene encoding 16S rRNA (cytosine(967)-C(5))-methyltransferase RsmB: MTENSRELAYKVYKRIIEDKGYSNLVLQTFLKRSHLSQQDKALVSRIVYGTLQWQGLLDHYLKQLSSKPFGKLSNDAVYLLRLGAYQLLFLNKVPDSASVNETVKVAKKKTHRGIASFLNGILRNLIRKKDRLSLPSVDQDPIKYLAACYSHPKWMVEMWYNQYGFDITKQLLINNNEVPEHSIRTNTTLTDKYKLIDVLKQYGIESEEVEKIPEALIINNLHDLTEIQPFKDGLFQIQDINSMLVSHFVSPKSDDKIIDLCSAPGGKTTHLAQMMKDKGEILALDIHEHRVNLVKKASDRLHLNSITPMTMDATKLINNEYSKYHNKFEICLVDAPCSGLGTLRRRPELKWNITKDDIKQLTQLQKNLLETGAKLVKPGGKLVYSTCTVSLKENYHQIVNFLENNTNFSEYIPEQVNNEFSIGEELLDKGLQLLPDHKQGDGFYMVSMKKVDS; the protein is encoded by the coding sequence ATGACTGAAAATTCTCGAGAACTAGCTTATAAAGTATATAAAAGAATTATTGAAGATAAAGGATATAGTAATTTAGTTCTACAAACTTTTCTAAAAAGGAGTCATCTTTCACAACAAGATAAAGCTTTGGTATCAAGAATAGTATATGGAACTTTACAATGGCAAGGTTTATTAGATCATTATCTAAAACAGTTATCTAGTAAACCTTTTGGTAAACTATCAAATGATGCAGTTTATTTACTAAGACTTGGTGCTTATCAGTTATTATTTTTAAATAAAGTCCCTGATAGTGCCTCTGTAAATGAAACTGTAAAAGTTGCCAAGAAAAAAACTCATAGAGGGATAGCTTCTTTTTTAAATGGGATTTTGAGAAATTTAATAAGAAAAAAAGATAGACTCAGTTTACCTTCTGTAGATCAAGATCCTATTAAATACTTAGCGGCATGTTATTCTCATCCAAAATGGATGGTTGAGATGTGGTATAATCAATATGGTTTTGATATAACAAAACAGCTACTAATTAACAATAATGAAGTTCCAGAACACTCTATTAGAACAAATACGACCTTAACGGATAAGTATAAGCTAATAGATGTGTTAAAACAATATGGTATTGAGTCTGAAGAGGTAGAAAAAATTCCGGAAGCACTTATCATTAATAATTTACATGATCTCACTGAGATTCAACCTTTTAAGGATGGATTGTTTCAGATCCAAGATATAAATTCTATGCTAGTTTCACATTTTGTTTCTCCTAAATCAGATGACAAAATCATTGATTTATGTAGTGCTCCTGGAGGGAAAACTACTCACCTAGCTCAAATGATGAAAGATAAAGGGGAAATACTAGCTTTAGATATTCATGAGCATAGAGTGAATTTAGTTAAAAAGGCAAGTGATCGCCTGCATTTAAACAGTATTACACCAATGACTATGGATGCCACAAAATTAATTAACAATGAATATAGCAAATACCATAATAAGTTTGAAATTTGTTTAGTTGATGCCCCTTGTTCTGGGTTAGGAACATTAAGAAGAAGACCGGAGTTGAAATGGAATATAACCAAGGATGACATCAAACAACTAACACAATTGCAAAAAAACCTTTTAGAAACTGGAGCAAAGTTAGTCAAACCTGGTGGTAAATTAGTTTATAGTACCTGTACTGTAAGTTTAAAAGAAAACTATCATCAAATAGTAAATTTTTTAGAAAATAACACTAATTTCAGTGAATACATACCAGAGCAGGTCAACAATGAATTTTCAATAGGCGAAGAACTACTAGATAAAGGATTACAATTACTGCCAGATCATAAACAAGGTGATGGGTTTTATATGGTTAGTATGAAGAAAGTAGACTCCTAA
- a CDS encoding DUF116 domain-containing protein codes for MRANKRLFLGLVSLTIILSGFLLWYLSQLLIFEEGRLATDIFVTISTIVIVSITVLFSLGLFGILLTIINEKNYPVMDRWISLTLNLFYPVVVYLGKLFKITKQKIQQSFVEVNNKLVTIKAKELRGKVTSDRILILLPHCLQSSQCPHRITLEINNCHRCGKCAIDGLLHLSEEYGVPVRVATGGTLARKVVKEIRPKAIIAVACERDLTSGILDTNPLPVLGVVNERPYGPCFDTQVDLSRVEDAIIYLTEGGVQSCSFSIKGSYSS; via the coding sequence ATGAGAGCTAATAAAAGACTTTTCTTGGGATTAGTATCACTTACGATAATCTTGAGTGGTTTTTTGCTATGGTATTTAAGTCAATTATTAATATTTGAAGAAGGACGATTAGCAACTGATATATTTGTAACAATATCAACTATTGTTATAGTTTCGATAACTGTTTTATTTTCCCTTGGATTGTTTGGTATTTTACTAACTATTATCAATGAAAAAAATTATCCTGTAATGGATCGGTGGATTTCATTAACTTTAAATTTATTTTATCCAGTAGTGGTTTATTTAGGAAAACTATTTAAAATAACAAAGCAAAAGATTCAGCAATCTTTTGTAGAGGTTAATAACAAATTAGTTACTATTAAAGCAAAAGAATTACGTGGTAAAGTTACTAGTGATAGAATTTTAATATTACTTCCTCATTGTTTACAAAGTTCACAGTGTCCTCATAGAATTACTTTGGAAATAAATAATTGTCATCGGTGTGGTAAATGTGCTATTGATGGTCTACTACACTTATCAGAAGAGTACGGTGTACCTGTTCGTGTAGCTACTGGTGGAACTTTAGCACGTAAAGTAGTAAAAGAAATTCGTCCTAAAGCAATCATAGCTGTTGCTTGTGAGAGGGACTTAACTAGTGGTATTTTAGATACTAACCCGTTACCTGTCTTAGGAGTCGTAAACGAAAGGCCTTATGGTCCTTGTTTTGATACTCAAGTTGATTTATCGAGAGTGGAAGATGCAATTATTTATTTAACTGAAGGAGGCGTTCAATCATGTTCTTTTTCGATCAAGGGTTCATACTCTTCGTGA
- the priA gene encoding primosomal protein N', whose product MKYCNVIILDIVSDELDRKFTYRVPEKYLDKIIEGVLVKVPFGKRRLLALVVEEVIKIDFPKEKLKDIVGVVFDTPVLTNDLLKLANWMSQYYLCSLSKVVNTMLPKGVKLGINPAYEKYVELTDKEMADSISKKASKQKNVCEILQEENVLKWNELLQKANCTEAPVKSLQEKGVITVNKKRVYREPISYDKVAHYAYKEPTHAQKTVLKLIKDQLHSRDKIPTLLFGVTGSGKTEVYLQVIEEVLKNNKDTIVLIPEISLTPQTIARFVGRFGDKVAVIHSRLSTGERFDQWEKVLRGKAKIVVGPRSAIFAPCKNLGLVIIDEEHENSYKQGEIPRYHVRSVAEKRCEMTDSSLILGSATPSMESIYKVKENKYQLAELSKRATDATLPDITLIDMKSEFQRGNKSIFSKTLLDEIKRNTDLDKQVILFLNRRGYASFLLCRECGYTITCPRCEVTLTYHKFSDRLLCHYCDYTEPVTSHCPSCKSNKIKEFGTGTQKIELELKKYFPYLSTIRMDVDTTSKKNSHKELLDDFKNQKAQVLIGTQMITKGLDIPNVSLVGVITADTALNLPDFRAGEKTFQLLTQVSGRAGRGEGKGHVVIQSYNPSHYSIQAVRGENVRKFAKEELAMRKKLNYPPYSQLIRIVLRSSEENALENYADHLADKLEDQEYEVLGPNPCPILKIKDEYRWHLMVKVKKDKFINDKKLQDFLLEEKHNITEQGIIRISIDVDPINLL is encoded by the coding sequence GTGAAATATTGTAATGTTATTATATTAGACATCGTTTCAGATGAATTAGATCGTAAATTCACCTATAGAGTACCAGAAAAATACCTAGACAAAATAATAGAAGGAGTATTAGTAAAAGTTCCGTTTGGTAAGAGAAGATTACTTGCTCTTGTTGTGGAGGAAGTTATTAAGATTGATTTTCCAAAAGAAAAGTTAAAAGATATAGTTGGAGTTGTCTTTGACACACCAGTTTTAACTAATGATCTATTAAAGCTTGCAAATTGGATGAGTCAATATTATCTTTGCTCACTTTCAAAGGTAGTTAATACAATGTTACCTAAAGGAGTTAAATTAGGTATAAATCCCGCATATGAAAAATATGTTGAATTAACTGATAAAGAAATGGCTGATTCAATTTCAAAAAAAGCGAGTAAGCAGAAAAATGTATGTGAAATTTTGCAAGAAGAAAATGTTTTAAAATGGAATGAATTATTACAAAAAGCAAATTGCACAGAAGCCCCTGTAAAGTCTTTACAAGAAAAAGGTGTTATAACAGTAAATAAAAAAAGGGTTTATCGTGAGCCTATTTCCTATGACAAAGTGGCTCATTATGCTTATAAAGAACCTACACACGCTCAAAAAACTGTGCTAAAATTGATTAAAGATCAGCTACATTCTAGAGATAAAATTCCTACTTTACTTTTTGGAGTGACAGGTAGTGGTAAGACTGAAGTGTATCTTCAAGTAATTGAAGAAGTACTCAAAAACAACAAAGACACGATTGTACTGATACCTGAAATATCACTTACACCTCAAACTATTGCACGTTTTGTAGGTAGATTCGGTGATAAAGTAGCAGTAATTCATAGTAGGTTAAGTACAGGAGAAAGATTCGATCAATGGGAAAAGGTTCTTCGAGGAAAAGCGAAAATTGTAGTTGGCCCACGCTCTGCTATCTTCGCTCCTTGCAAAAATTTAGGGTTAGTTATAATTGATGAGGAACACGAAAACTCGTATAAGCAAGGAGAAATTCCGAGGTATCATGTGCGCAGCGTAGCAGAGAAAAGATGTGAAATGACTGATAGTTCATTGATTTTAGGGAGTGCAACTCCTTCTATGGAAAGTATTTATAAAGTCAAAGAAAATAAGTACCAGCTAGCTGAACTTTCTAAACGAGCTACAGACGCAACTTTACCTGATATAACCTTAATAGACATGAAAAGTGAATTTCAAAGAGGTAATAAATCAATTTTTAGTAAAACCTTGTTAGATGAAATAAAACGAAATACTGATTTAGATAAACAAGTTATTTTATTTTTAAATAGGCGTGGTTATGCTAGCTTTCTTTTATGCAGAGAATGCGGATATACTATTACATGTCCGAGATGTGAAGTTACATTAACATATCATAAGTTTTCTGATCGTTTATTGTGTCATTATTGTGATTATACTGAACCAGTAACTTCTCATTGCCCTAGTTGTAAGAGTAATAAAATAAAAGAATTCGGTACAGGGACACAAAAAATTGAATTAGAACTTAAAAAGTACTTTCCATACTTAAGCACTATTAGAATGGATGTAGACACTACAAGTAAAAAAAATTCACACAAAGAGTTATTAGATGATTTTAAAAACCAAAAGGCACAAGTACTGATCGGAACTCAAATGATAACCAAAGGGTTAGATATTCCAAATGTGTCGTTAGTAGGAGTTATTACTGCAGATACTGCATTAAACCTACCAGATTTTCGTGCAGGTGAGAAAACTTTCCAGTTATTAACCCAAGTTTCAGGCCGTGCTGGTAGAGGTGAGGGGAAGGGTCATGTGGTTATACAATCATATAATCCGTCTCATTATAGTATTCAAGCAGTAAGAGGTGAAAATGTTAGGAAATTTGCAAAAGAAGAACTTGCTATGCGAAAAAAGTTAAATTATCCACCTTATTCACAGCTAATTAGAATAGTTTTAAGATCATCCGAAGAAAATGCTTTAGAGAACTACGCTGATCATTTAGCTGATAAACTAGAAGATCAAGAATACGAAGTATTAGGTCCTAACCCATGTCCAATACTAAAAATCAAAGATGAGTATAGGTGGCATCTTATGGTAAAAGTTAAAAAGGATAAATTCATTAATGATAAGAAATTGCAAGATTTTTTATTAGAAGAAAAACATAACATAACAGAACAGGGAATAATAAGAATAAGTATAGACGTTGATCCTATTAATCTATTATAG
- the coaBC gene encoding bifunctional phosphopantothenoylcysteine decarboxylase/phosphopantothenate--cysteine ligase CoaBC, translating to MSDKKSKGNILLAVSGGIAAYKSIELCSQLRKNGYNIKVMMTKSAKEFVTPLTFETVTQNPVISEMFSRTTHWDVEHISLAKWADLVVVCPATANIISKLACGICDDFVTTTLLATKAHCIIAPAMNTAMYEHPSIQKNLETLSNYGYNFISPDSGQLACGDTGRGKLASIDKIFDQIEYQFNVQADQPLKGKTILVTAGATREQIDPVRYLSNPSTGKMGYAVAEAATKKGAHVILITAPTNLTPPQFAEVVNVTSTKEMYDQVMENLNKAHIVVKTAAVSDYRPSTKFSSKLKKDDVNDDYQLSLVKNPDILKEVGKNKDGQIVVGFAAETDDILKNAKKKMKNKNTDMLIVNDISAKNAGFETDVNTVKILFLSGEIKELPTMSKTRLGDIIVDEIENCIYSDRPY from the coding sequence ATGAGTGACAAAAAATCTAAGGGTAATATTTTATTGGCTGTTTCAGGAGGAATTGCGGCTTATAAATCTATAGAACTATGTAGTCAACTAAGAAAAAATGGTTATAATATTAAAGTTATGATGACAAAATCGGCTAAAGAGTTTGTTACACCATTGACTTTTGAAACAGTAACTCAAAATCCAGTTATATCTGAAATGTTTTCTAGAACTACGCATTGGGATGTAGAACATATTAGCTTAGCAAAGTGGGCAGACTTGGTAGTTGTTTGCCCAGCAACAGCCAATATTATAAGTAAATTGGCTTGTGGAATTTGTGACGATTTTGTTACTACAACATTACTTGCAACAAAAGCGCATTGTATTATTGCCCCAGCAATGAATACGGCTATGTATGAACATCCATCAATACAAAAAAATTTAGAAACTTTAAGTAACTATGGATATAATTTCATATCACCAGATTCAGGACAATTAGCTTGTGGGGATACTGGTAGGGGGAAATTAGCCTCAATAGATAAAATATTTGATCAGATAGAATATCAATTTAATGTACAAGCTGATCAACCTTTAAAAGGTAAAACTATATTGGTTACTGCCGGAGCAACTCGTGAACAAATAGATCCAGTTAGGTATTTATCAAATCCAAGTACTGGTAAGATGGGGTATGCTGTTGCTGAGGCAGCTACTAAAAAGGGTGCACATGTTATATTAATTACTGCACCTACTAATCTAACCCCTCCACAATTTGCTGAAGTTGTTAATGTTACATCTACAAAAGAGATGTATGATCAAGTTATGGAAAATTTAAATAAAGCTCATATTGTAGTTAAAACAGCTGCTGTAAGTGATTATCGACCAAGTACTAAATTTTCGTCTAAATTAAAAAAAGATGACGTAAATGATGATTATCAATTATCACTAGTCAAAAATCCAGATATTTTAAAAGAAGTGGGAAAAAATAAAGATGGGCAAATAGTAGTGGGTTTTGCAGCTGAGACTGATGATATACTTAAAAATGCTAAGAAAAAAATGAAAAACAAAAATACTGATATGTTAATAGTAAATGATATCTCAGCAAAAAATGCTGGCTTTGAAACAGATGTAAATACAGTTAAAATTCTGTTTCTAAGTGGTGAAATTAAAGAATTACCTACTATGTCTAAAACTAGACTAGGGGATATTATAGTTGATGAAATAGAAAATTGTATTTACAGTGACCGACCTTATTAG
- the rpoZ gene encoding DNA-directed RNA polymerase subunit omega: MVNNLDIDNLIKKVDSKYSLVIGVAKRARDITDNSEALVHSNSQKSVTVALKELDRDKINITR, translated from the coding sequence ATGGTGAATAATTTAGATATTGACAATCTAATTAAAAAAGTAGATAGTAAATATTCTTTAGTAATAGGAGTCGCGAAAAGAGCCCGCGATATTACTGATAACTCTGAAGCACTTGTTCATAGTAATTCGCAAAAAAGTGTAACAGTTGCTCTTAAAGAACTTGATAGAGACAAAATCAATATTACTAGATAA